One genomic window of Ottowia oryzae includes the following:
- the rmuC gene encoding DNA recombination protein RmuC gives MTSNLPDWLIWLALAALLLNAVLLVLLLVRRPRRPEDVASRGEVQQLIGQAIGQSCERLERELRHEIGDSARGGRQELAQTLAGFQDAVTRQGAEALRTQNAQVDALATQLTQLRGTVAEQMSETRGTLATQLTETRGTLGDKLVEQLQSLGLGMAQQAAEATRTQNAQIDAFAQQLAQLRGGLSETLNLQLQALGESNARRMQEVRATLEQQLAALQTSNTAKLEEMRKTVDEKLHATLEQRLGESFKQVAERLELVHRGLGEMQRLAQDVGSLNRVLTNVKTRGVFGEVQLAGLLEQVFTPEQYAANVETVPGSNARVEFAIRLPGRREDGKPLWLPIDAKFPREDYERLLTAQEQADPVAAEQAAKAIEARLRLEARTIREKYIAAPHTTDFGILFVPTEGLYAEALRRPGLVEALQRDHRITLAGPTTLLATLSSLQMGFRTLALEKRSAEVWEVLGAVKTEFNKFGEFVAKVRGQAENVVKTLDQAQTRTNMMNRALKKVEALPDEQAGKLLPPEVGPAAEAGPGEDESLPAERRLL, from the coding sequence ATGACCTCCAACCTACCCGACTGGCTTATCTGGCTTGCCCTGGCGGCACTGCTGCTCAACGCCGTTTTGCTGGTGCTGCTGCTGGTGCGCCGACCGCGCAGGCCCGAAGACGTGGCTTCGCGCGGCGAGGTGCAGCAATTGATCGGCCAGGCCATTGGCCAAAGCTGCGAACGGCTGGAGCGCGAGCTGCGCCACGAGATTGGCGACAGCGCCCGCGGTGGCCGCCAAGAGCTGGCGCAAACGCTGGCGGGCTTTCAAGACGCCGTCACCCGCCAGGGCGCCGAAGCTCTGCGCACGCAAAACGCGCAGGTGGATGCACTGGCCACGCAGCTCACGCAGCTGCGCGGCACGGTGGCCGAGCAAATGTCCGAAACGCGCGGCACCCTGGCCACGCAGCTGACCGAAACACGCGGCACGCTGGGCGACAAGCTGGTCGAGCAGCTCCAATCGCTGGGCCTGGGCATGGCGCAGCAGGCCGCCGAAGCCACGCGCACGCAAAACGCGCAGATCGACGCCTTTGCCCAGCAACTGGCCCAGCTGCGCGGCGGCCTGTCGGAAACGCTGAACCTGCAACTGCAGGCGCTGGGCGAATCCAACGCGCGTCGCATGCAGGAAGTGCGCGCCACGCTGGAGCAGCAACTGGCCGCCCTGCAAACCAGCAACACCGCCAAGCTGGAGGAAATGCGCAAGACCGTGGACGAAAAACTGCACGCCACGCTAGAGCAGCGCCTGGGCGAAAGCTTCAAGCAGGTGGCCGAGCGGCTGGAACTGGTGCACCGCGGCCTGGGCGAAATGCAGCGGCTGGCGCAAGACGTGGGCTCGCTCAACCGCGTGCTGACCAACGTCAAAACCCGCGGCGTGTTTGGCGAAGTGCAGCTGGCCGGCCTGCTGGAGCAGGTGTTTACGCCTGAGCAGTACGCCGCCAACGTCGAAACCGTGCCCGGCAGCAACGCGCGGGTGGAATTCGCCATCCGCCTGCCCGGCCGCCGCGAAGACGGCAAACCGCTGTGGCTGCCCATCGACGCGAAGTTTCCGCGTGAAGATTACGAACGCCTGCTGACCGCGCAAGAGCAGGCCGACCCCGTCGCCGCCGAGCAGGCCGCCAAGGCCATCGAAGCGCGCCTGCGCCTGGAAGCGCGCACCATCCGCGAAAAGTACATCGCCGCGCCCCACACCACCGACTTTGGCATCCTCTTCGTGCCCACCGAAGGCCTTTACGCCGAAGCCCTGCGCCGCCCCGGCCTGGTCGAAGCCCTGCAGCGCGACCACCGCATCACCCTGGCCGGCCCCACCACCCTGCTGGCCACCCTCAGCAGCCTGCAAATGGGCTTTCGCACCCTGGCGCTGGAAAAACGCAGCGCCGAAGTGTGGGAAGTGCTGGGCGCCGTCAAAACCGAATTCAACAAATTCGGCGAATTCGTCGCCAAAGTGCGCGGCCAGGCCGAAAACGTCGTCAAGACACTGGACCAGGCCCAGACCCGCACCAACATGATGAACCGCGCGCTGAAGAAAGTAGAAGCGCTGCCGGATGAGCAGGCGGGCAAACTGTTGCCGCCAGAGGTGGGCCCAGCCGCGGAGGCGGGGCCGGGTGAAGATGAATCGCTGCCGGCTGAGCGGAGGTTGTTGTGA
- a CDS encoding MFS transporter: MTNRQLLRLMVGQVCIHSAMTGTRLAAPLLALQLGYSPAAVGVLLSLYALSPLFLALPSGRLADRTGLQLPVRLSTVAALLGAGLAAAWPVFPVLCLSAMLTGASAGTTQIALQRHVGRSARDTEQLKSLFSWIAIAPPTANFLGPLACGLLIDWAGPTPAHLTGFRAAFALMALLPLLGWLLIRSAPEAALPAPPTPGAERRSVWDLLAMPSMRLLLLTNLLQSAAWDAHTFVVPILGHERGYAASTIGALLGAFAVAAALVRVVLPRLTAHVAEWRVIYTVTLVTAVMLSAYPLMPGPLAMGMCSVVLGLALGSVQPMVLVLLHRITSEDRQGEAMALRVMTINASSFLLPMVFGSIGAVTGVAGLFWLVGTLVAVSSRAVPLLKDVGRPESSGQTDS, encoded by the coding sequence ATGACCAACCGCCAACTCCTGCGCCTGATGGTCGGCCAGGTCTGCATCCACAGCGCGATGACGGGCACGCGGCTGGCGGCGCCGCTGTTGGCGCTGCAGTTGGGTTACAGCCCGGCGGCGGTGGGGGTGTTGTTGTCGCTGTACGCGCTGTCGCCCTTGTTTCTGGCGCTGCCGTCGGGCCGGCTGGCCGACCGCACCGGGTTGCAGTTGCCGGTGCGCTTATCCACGGTGGCGGCCTTGTTGGGGGCTGGGCTGGCGGCGGCGTGGCCGGTGTTTCCGGTGCTGTGCCTGTCGGCGATGTTGACGGGCGCGTCGGCGGGCACCACGCAGATTGCGCTGCAGCGGCACGTGGGGCGGTCGGCGCGCGATACCGAGCAGCTCAAGTCGCTGTTCAGCTGGATCGCCATTGCGCCGCCCACGGCCAACTTTCTGGGGCCGCTGGCCTGCGGCCTGCTGATCGACTGGGCGGGGCCCACGCCGGCGCACCTGACCGGTTTTCGCGCGGCGTTTGCGCTGATGGCGCTGCTGCCTTTGCTGGGCTGGCTGCTGATCCGCTCTGCGCCCGAGGCCGCCCTGCCCGCGCCGCCCACGCCGGGGGCTGAGCGCCGGTCCGTGTGGGATTTGCTGGCCATGCCCAGCATGCGCCTGCTGCTGCTGACCAACCTGCTGCAATCGGCCGCGTGGGATGCGCACACTTTCGTGGTGCCGATCCTGGGGCACGAGCGTGGCTACGCGGCTTCGACCATCGGCGCGCTGCTGGGTGCGTTTGCGGTGGCGGCGGCGCTGGTGCGCGTGGTGTTGCCACGGCTGACGGCGCACGTGGCCGAGTGGCGGGTGATTTACACCGTGACGCTGGTGACGGCGGTGATGCTGTCGGCCTACCCGCTGATGCCGGGGCCGCTGGCCATGGGCATGTGTTCGGTGGTGCTGGGGCTGGCGCTGGGATCGGTGCAGCCGATGGTGCTGGTGCTGCTGCACCGCATCACGTCCGAAGACCGCCAGGGCGAGGCGATGGCGCTGCGGGTGATGACGATCAATGCGTCCAGCTTTTTGCTGCCGATGGTGTTCGGCTCGATCGGCGCGGTGACGGGCGTGGCCGGGCTGTTCTGGCTGGTGGGGACGCTGGTGGCCGTCAGCTCACGCGCGGTGCCGCTGCTCAAGGACGTGGGGCGGCCGGAGTCGAGCGGCCAAACAGATTCATAA
- the ntrC gene encoding nitrogen regulation protein NR(I) codes for MQPIWIVDDDPSIRFVLEKALARESLPTRSFSNPRDVLAALGEPDMPGPSVLVSDIRMPGGNGLELLSTVKEKLPQLPVIVMTAFSDLDSAVSAFQGGAFDYLAKPFDVSQSVELIRRAVTESQREAVADVQAQVAPEMLGQAPAMQDVFRAIGRLSNSQVTVLITGESGSGKELVARALHKHSTRANGPFVAINTAAIPKDLLESELFGHERGAFTGAQTLRRGRFEQAEGGTLFLDEIGDMPFDLQTRLLRVLSDGQFYRVGGHQAVQANVRVIAATHQNLEQRVADGAFREDLFHRLNVIRLRLPPLRERHEDIPALTRHFLAQSARQLGVQPKQMSPTALTRLSGFSFPGNVRQLENICHWLTVMAPSQVIEVKDLPPEVLAIPPRAEGTPAASQPEPVAHHAAAPRSDQGGLVYEAAAGTPAPYADLVKGFAPPTQIGAAAPSAGPVGEATAWEEGLEADAARLLAEGHADVWDRVMHRAEARLIQAALTSTRGRRIEAAQRLGIGRNTITRKIQELGLDD; via the coding sequence ATGCAGCCGATCTGGATCGTCGACGATGACCCTTCCATCCGCTTCGTCCTCGAAAAGGCCCTGGCGCGTGAGTCGCTGCCCACGCGCTCTTTCTCCAACCCGCGCGACGTGCTCGCCGCGCTGGGCGAGCCCGACATGCCCGGCCCCAGCGTGCTGGTCAGCGACATCCGCATGCCCGGTGGCAACGGGCTTGAGCTGCTGTCCACCGTCAAGGAAAAGCTGCCGCAGCTGCCCGTGATCGTGATGACCGCGTTCTCCGACCTGGACAGCGCCGTGTCGGCCTTCCAGGGCGGCGCGTTCGACTACCTGGCCAAGCCGTTTGACGTGTCGCAGTCGGTCGAGCTGATCCGCCGCGCCGTCACCGAAAGCCAGCGCGAAGCCGTGGCCGACGTTCAGGCGCAGGTCGCCCCCGAAATGCTGGGCCAGGCGCCCGCCATGCAAGACGTGTTTCGCGCCATTGGCCGCCTGTCCAACAGCCAGGTCACGGTGCTGATCACCGGCGAATCGGGCAGCGGCAAGGAATTGGTGGCGCGCGCGCTGCACAAGCATTCCACGCGCGCCAACGGCCCCTTCGTGGCCATCAACACCGCCGCCATTCCGAAGGACTTGCTGGAATCCGAGCTGTTCGGCCATGAGCGCGGCGCCTTCACCGGCGCGCAAACGCTGCGCCGTGGCCGCTTTGAGCAGGCAGAGGGCGGCACGCTGTTCCTCGATGAAATCGGCGACATGCCGTTTGACCTGCAAACGCGCCTGCTGCGCGTGCTGTCGGACGGGCAGTTCTACCGCGTGGGCGGCCACCAGGCGGTGCAGGCCAACGTGCGGGTGATCGCCGCCACGCACCAGAACCTGGAGCAGCGCGTGGCCGACGGCGCGTTCCGCGAAGACCTGTTCCACCGCCTGAACGTCATCCGCCTGCGCCTGCCTCCGCTGCGCGAGCGGCATGAGGACATCCCCGCGCTGACGCGGCACTTTCTTGCCCAAAGCGCGCGCCAGCTGGGCGTGCAGCCCAAGCAGATGTCGCCTACGGCGCTCACACGGCTGTCGGGGTTCTCGTTCCCGGGCAACGTGCGCCAGTTGGAGAACATCTGCCACTGGCTGACGGTGATGGCGCCGTCGCAGGTGATCGAGGTGAAGGATTTGCCGCCCGAAGTGCTGGCCATACCGCCGCGCGCCGAAGGCACGCCCGCCGCCAGCCAGCCCGAGCCCGTCGCCCACCACGCCGCAGCGCCCCGGTCTGACCAGGGCGGCCTGGTGTACGAAGCGGCCGCAGGCACGCCCGCGCCCTACGCCGATCTGGTCAAAGGCTTTGCGCCGCCCACCCAAATCGGCGCCGCTGCGCCCAGCGCAGGCCCCGTGGGCGAAGCCACCGCCTGGGAAGAAGGGCTGGAGGCCGACGCCGCCCGTCTGCTGGCCGAAGGCCATGCCGACGTGTGGGACCGCGTCATGCACCGCGCCGAAGCCCGCCTGATCCAGGCGGCGCTGACCAGCACGCGCGGCCGCCGCATCGAGGCGGCGCAGCGCCTGGGCATTGGCCGCAACACCATCACGCGCAAGATCCAGGAGCTGGGGCTGGACGACTAA